In Leptospiraceae bacterium, one DNA window encodes the following:
- a CDS encoding tetratricopeptide repeat protein, with protein sequence MFFLLRFFQFSDSIFADSTFTEIEPFWQNDYQTAINSIREKNYKLSVLILNELSKNPETSPGKEGIYYHLGISYYGLGKFTEAINSFDVVIQKNSGSTFFARSTYWVGKTHKAKKDYDQALKYLTEFIEKFPKDEYSVNGYELIADIYFEKGQEEDEIATYLEAIEKNPNHPRIPFLHIRYGRRLFEKSKFKSSIKVFKDIILNSKMKSYEIADLTSDSEIFIGRNLLGLGEIKNAEKQFTGIYQNYPKDREKSSALYFLGETFLLIKNDKLAFQYWGELRQKFPKTEWAIESYLSESKSYKKQNRVKDAIVVLENYIDKNPSSTRWEDFQIELGFLYKQNGNLQSAINRFENVLQSNNIKQISFALFSLAELEESSLNFSKSIQYYEKILNNYSDSEYVSYALYGIAKIKHKNKDFDACIQTIDSLMEKFPDFVNKEYALLLKGDSLSVTGKHSEALIVYNNLKNSKEREIRFQSEMGIGWVYSDKKMYARAEGIFQKILQKEKSKDKYFSEANHALGLMRFNLKLYSKAKENFKSILYESTTDPNESFKKDALYRLALIEFRTEKFPESLALLKKALISGSTNMGEILYYKGLTEKRMNMLSDSISSFSESIKITKNTQKNFYASSLFQRGMAYLSLGRNEEGVADLKESAELQEGASDDSQFEIGKYYLKTDFKKASSEFEILKEKFPNSPFVLESLYLIADTYRSQNNYDEAEKIYKTIESDFESSKKSDSALLLLADGYFRKEEYKSSREACVKYLKSYSDYDGANDCLFRISDIIEKEESVEKKIEFLKKNKSQFYENRKFEYLIKLSESLISNKSMKEAISLLKLIPDKDKFAYKKHFLLGKILDKEENYNGATPHFQFVDNHNDGELAVKSLLRLGRFDLIKKNYESAVKRYSKVIYQYSSYKEEYAESIFFLIVAYDRLGLKDEAEKYKTKLKLETEKTKFFDMVLPSSDEPIPYWE encoded by the coding sequence TTGTTCTTCTTATTAAGATTTTTTCAATTTTCAGATTCGATTTTTGCAGACTCGACTTTCACAGAAATTGAACCATTTTGGCAAAATGATTATCAAACAGCTATAAATTCAATTCGAGAAAAAAATTATAAGCTCTCTGTTCTAATCCTGAATGAACTTTCTAAAAATCCTGAAACCTCACCCGGAAAAGAGGGAATCTATTATCATCTTGGGATTTCATACTATGGTCTCGGAAAATTTACAGAAGCCATAAATTCATTTGATGTAGTAATTCAAAAAAATTCAGGTTCTACTTTTTTTGCAAGATCTACTTATTGGGTCGGGAAAACCCATAAGGCAAAAAAAGATTACGACCAAGCTCTAAAATATCTAACCGAATTTATAGAAAAATTTCCTAAAGATGAGTATTCTGTAAATGGTTATGAATTGATTGCTGACATTTATTTTGAGAAAGGTCAAGAGGAAGACGAGATTGCTACCTATTTAGAGGCTATCGAAAAAAATCCAAATCACCCAAGGATTCCATTTTTGCATATTCGATACGGGAGGCGACTTTTTGAAAAATCAAAATTCAAATCTTCAATTAAGGTTTTCAAAGACATTATTCTAAATTCAAAAATGAAGTCTTATGAAATTGCAGATTTGACTTCTGATTCAGAAATTTTTATCGGTAGAAATTTACTTGGCCTTGGGGAAATCAAAAATGCAGAAAAACAGTTTACTGGCATTTATCAAAATTACCCCAAAGACAGAGAAAAATCTAGCGCCTTGTATTTCTTGGGAGAAACTTTTTTACTGATAAAAAATGATAAATTGGCTTTTCAGTATTGGGGTGAACTTAGACAAAAATTTCCTAAAACAGAGTGGGCGATAGAATCATACCTAAGTGAAAGCAAGTCTTATAAGAAACAAAACAGAGTGAAAGATGCAATTGTAGTATTAGAGAATTATATTGATAAAAATCCAAGCTCCACTCGGTGGGAAGATTTTCAGATTGAATTAGGTTTTTTATACAAACAAAATGGGAACTTGCAGTCTGCCATCAATAGATTTGAAAATGTATTGCAGTCCAATAACATTAAACAAATCTCCTTTGCGCTTTTTTCTCTTGCCGAACTTGAAGAATCTTCTCTAAATTTTTCAAAATCAATTCAATACTATGAAAAAATTTTAAATAACTACAGTGATTCAGAATACGTGTCTTATGCGTTATACGGAATAGCTAAAATTAAACATAAAAATAAAGACTTTGATGCTTGTATTCAAACGATTGATTCTCTTATGGAGAAATTTCCGGATTTTGTAAATAAAGAATATGCTCTACTCTTAAAAGGAGACTCTCTCTCAGTGACAGGAAAGCACTCGGAAGCACTCATCGTCTATAACAATTTAAAAAATTCAAAAGAAAGAGAAATTCGTTTTCAATCAGAAATGGGAATCGGGTGGGTATATTCTGATAAAAAAATGTATGCAAGAGCAGAAGGAATTTTTCAAAAAATTTTACAAAAAGAAAAAAGCAAAGATAAATATTTTTCTGAGGCAAACCACGCACTCGGGTTGATGCGATTCAATTTAAAACTTTATTCAAAAGCAAAGGAAAATTTTAAGTCCATACTTTACGAGTCCACAACCGATCCAAACGAGTCATTTAAAAAAGATGCACTATATAGATTAGCGTTAATCGAATTTAGAACAGAAAAATTTCCGGAGAGCCTTGCACTTCTCAAAAAAGCATTGATTTCCGGATCAACCAATATGGGTGAAATTTTGTATTACAAGGGATTAACTGAAAAAAGAATGAATATGTTAAGTGACTCTATTTCCAGTTTTTCTGAATCCATAAAAATTACAAAAAATACTCAAAAAAACTTTTACGCAAGCTCTTTATTTCAAAGAGGCATGGCGTATTTATCCCTTGGAAGAAATGAAGAAGGAGTCGCAGACTTAAAAGAATCCGCAGAGCTTCAAGAAGGTGCATCCGATGATTCTCAATTTGAAATTGGTAAGTACTATTTAAAAACTGATTTTAAAAAAGCAAGCTCGGAGTTTGAAATTTTAAAAGAGAAATTTCCGAATAGCCCATTTGTTTTGGAATCTCTTTATCTGATAGCAGATACATACCGGTCTCAAAATAACTACGACGAGGCAGAAAAAATCTATAAAACAATTGAAAGCGATTTCGAAAGTTCAAAAAAATCCGACTCTGCATTACTATTGCTTGCAGACGGATACTTCCGAAAAGAAGAATATAAAAGTTCAAGAGAAGCATGTGTGAAATATCTAAAATCCTATTCGGACTACGATGGGGCAAATGATTGTCTTTTTAGAATTTCGGATATAATAGAAAAAGAGGAATCTGTTGAAAAAAAAATTGAATTTTTAAAGAAGAACAAATCTCAATTTTACGAGAATAGAAAATTTGAATACTTAATTAAATTATCAGAAAGCCTTATTTCTAATAAGAGTATGAAAGAAGCAATTTCTCTATTGAAATTAATTCCGGATAAGGATAAGTTTGCTTACAAAAAACACTTTCTACTTGGGAAAATTTTAGATAAGGAAGAAAATTATAATGGTGCAACTCCACATTTTCAATTCGTAGATAATCACAACGACGGTGAACTTGCGGTGAAAAGTTTATTGCGTTTAGGAAGGTTCGATCTAATTAAAAAAAATTATGAATCCGCAGTCAAAAGGTATTCAAAGGTAATCTATCAATATTCATCTTACAAAGAAGAATACGCTGAAAGTATTTTTTTCCTTATAGTAGCTTACGATAGATTGGGCTTAAAAGACGAGGCAGAAAAATACAAAACTAAGCTAAAACTTGAAACCGAAAAAACTAAATTTTTTGACATGGTTCTTCCTTCTTCAGATGAGCCTATTCCTTATTGGGAATAA
- a CDS encoding MotA/TolQ/ExbB proton channel family protein, whose translation MVPLGKTNSLISAIPPESIPIIIILVSIVGFTIIIERMVYFWRMKPITQEDMRKFKDLMREMKWDEARDYIGSVSNSPASSVLQVGLDFKRRGSKYVEDEMETEGYRQIHQMEKFLTGLGTIATIGPLLGVLGTVVGMIRSFGEGAGTKGAEVGISEALITTAMGLFISIPAYIFYNYLVRKKEERLNEIENLSNQAIQIFRADKK comes from the coding sequence ATGGTACCATTAGGAAAAACAAATTCGTTAATATCGGCAATTCCACCTGAAAGTATTCCGATTATAATTATATTAGTTTCGATTGTAGGGTTTACAATTATTATAGAAAGAATGGTGTACTTTTGGAGAATGAAACCAATAACTCAAGAGGACATGAGAAAATTCAAAGACCTTATGCGGGAAATGAAATGGGACGAAGCAAGAGACTACATCGGAAGTGTAAGCAATTCCCCTGCATCTTCCGTCTTGCAAGTTGGATTGGATTTTAAAAGAAGAGGCTCAAAGTATGTAGAAGATGAAATGGAAACTGAAGGGTATAGACAAATTCATCAGATGGAAAAATTTCTCACAGGTCTTGGAACTATTGCAACGATTGGACCTTTGCTTGGAGTCCTCGGAACCGTTGTAGGAATGATACGCTCATTTGGTGAAGGGGCCGGAACAAAAGGAGCAGAGGTTGGAATTAGTGAGGCATTAATTACAACTGCGATGGGATTATTTATTTCAATTCCTGCATATATTTTTTATAACTACCTAGTTCGTAAAAAAGAAGAGAGGTTGAACGAAATAGAAAATCTTTCCAATCAAGCCATTCAAATTTTTCGGGCTGATAAAAAATGA
- a CDS encoding energy transducer TonB → MDIRLKFAFSLSLSFHLILVGYSLFFAKAIDNETIFIEITKNREIHSITNEQTLQNNELKKTKNTKDTKISKKQSKKNRDTNNLLSGFKTSSTKNKTVDREEELTEGRSIKYKESGKNPKNEFLSKKIEVEKERKIVFDEEKKNPLWKHGKPKREILFDPPLHFPSSVKNIGVSAIVKIRAKVDPSGKVFGVEFIQRSGFSLLDISVSKQIRSMRFEKDEKNENSEFFREYIFRLKGNTD, encoded by the coding sequence TTGGATATAAGACTAAAATTTGCATTTTCTCTAAGTCTATCTTTTCATTTGATCTTAGTTGGCTATTCTCTTTTTTTTGCTAAAGCTATAGATAACGAAACAATCTTTATAGAAATTACAAAAAACAGAGAGATTCATTCAATCACAAATGAACAAACTTTGCAAAACAACGAGCTTAAAAAGACAAAGAATACGAAAGACACTAAAATTTCAAAAAAGCAATCCAAAAAAAATCGAGATACGAATAATTTACTGTCTGGTTTTAAAACATCTTCAACTAAAAATAAAACGGTTGATAGAGAAGAAGAGCTTACAGAGGGTAGAAGCATAAAGTATAAGGAATCAGGAAAAAATCCTAAAAATGAATTTTTATCCAAAAAAATTGAAGTTGAAAAAGAAAGAAAAATCGTATTCGATGAAGAAAAAAAAAATCCTTTATGGAAGCATGGAAAGCCCAAAAGAGAAATCCTTTTCGACCCACCTCTCCACTTTCCTTCATCAGTCAAAAATATTGGAGTGTCGGCTATCGTAAAGATAAGAGCAAAAGTTGATCCAAGCGGAAAAGTTTTTGGTGTTGAATTTATCCAAAGGAGTGGGTTTTCACTATTGGATATTAGTGTATCAAAACAAATTAGATCCATGAGATTTGAAAAAGATGAAAAAAACGAAAATTCCGAGTTTTTTAGAGAATATATTTTTAGATTAAAAGGAAACACTGATTAA
- a CDS encoding UvrD-helicase domain-containing protein, protein MNLDFSHLNEAQIKAVKKIHGPLLILAGAGSGKTRVITHRIANLITNENISPYSICAMTFTNKAANEMKERVISLLPKFSGEIMVRTFHSLCLFILRSNWDRLGFSSNFTVYDSSLQESLITEVVKSLKLDSKEFKSNSISTIINRAKDEMLTPSNWFNTLDESLIGRYYENVLKIFERYESYKEKQNALDFGDLIFKTVQIFDNDKELLARYNLRWKYIMVDEFQDTNHAQYLLSKQLAGDLKNLCVVGDDDQSIYSWRGADVRNILEFEKDFPDTFIVKLEENYRSSGNIIRAASNLISYNSVRTEKTIFTNNPDGDKISLNVFESEFDEAHGIIKKIKELYKNTSSYSDFAVFYRTNSQSRYIEEALRSHGIPYKIFGGFRFFDRAEIKDVIAYLNVIVNPLDSTSLLRIINSPPRGIGDTSLEKLKDVSRIKGISLFEVLNKENLDLKKGTLSKVKEFYLMMLDLIEKNNKKILPSSILNDLIIRAGFKEYFQKDDSLESLNRLENLQEFVNSLLDYEDENENATLDEYLNSISLLTSEEEKSDLSDYVTLMTMHNSKGLEYEIVFIAGLEEGTFPHFMVIDGKGDLEEERRLCYVAITRARKKLFLTHVTRKRKFGSGMYETREPSRFLNEIPKELIQENTDNSFSYRRTPLHPPLSSDSIPLVQMDKSKSTMNDKSDIYIGQKVIHKDYGKGDILSLTGAGDNRKAKIRFGNIDKNFLLAYTKLDFL, encoded by the coding sequence ATGAACTTGGATTTTAGTCATTTAAATGAAGCCCAAATAAAAGCAGTAAAAAAAATCCATGGTCCACTTTTAATCCTTGCGGGTGCCGGATCGGGCAAGACTAGGGTGATTACCCACAGAATTGCAAATTTGATTACAAATGAAAATATCTCTCCTTACTCGATTTGTGCAATGACTTTCACAAACAAAGCTGCAAATGAGATGAAAGAAAGAGTGATTTCTCTTCTTCCAAAATTTTCCGGAGAAATCATGGTTAGAACATTTCACTCTCTTTGTTTATTTATTCTAAGATCCAATTGGGATAGGCTTGGGTTTAGTTCTAATTTTACTGTTTATGATTCCTCGTTACAAGAGTCTTTGATTACTGAGGTAGTGAAGAGTTTGAAATTAGATAGTAAAGAATTCAAGTCAAATTCTATCTCGACTATCATCAATAGAGCAAAAGACGAAATGTTGACTCCATCGAATTGGTTTAATACGTTAGACGAAAGCTTAATTGGAAGATACTATGAAAATGTATTAAAAATTTTTGAAAGATATGAATCATATAAAGAAAAACAAAACGCACTCGATTTTGGAGATTTGATTTTTAAAACTGTTCAAATATTTGATAACGATAAAGAACTTTTAGCCAGATACAACCTTCGCTGGAAGTATATCATGGTAGATGAATTCCAAGATACCAACCATGCGCAATATCTTTTATCAAAACAGCTTGCGGGAGATTTAAAAAACCTTTGCGTTGTCGGAGATGACGATCAATCCATCTATTCTTGGAGGGGTGCCGATGTAAGAAATATTTTAGAATTTGAAAAAGATTTCCCAGATACATTTATAGTTAAGTTAGAAGAAAATTACAGATCTTCAGGAAATATAATACGTGCGGCATCAAATCTAATCTCATACAATTCCGTCAGAACAGAAAAAACTATTTTCACAAACAACCCGGACGGAGACAAAATCAGTTTAAATGTATTTGAAAGCGAGTTTGATGAAGCCCACGGTATAATTAAAAAAATCAAAGAGCTTTACAAAAATACAAGTTCCTATTCTGATTTTGCAGTTTTTTATAGAACAAATTCTCAAAGTAGATACATTGAAGAGGCACTTAGATCCCATGGTATTCCTTATAAAATATTCGGAGGCTTTCGCTTTTTTGATAGAGCTGAAATAAAAGATGTTATCGCTTACTTAAATGTGATAGTCAACCCTTTGGACTCAACCTCGTTACTTAGAATTATCAATTCTCCACCAAGAGGAATCGGAGATACCTCACTTGAAAAATTAAAGGATGTTTCAAGAATTAAAGGAATCTCTCTTTTTGAAGTATTGAACAAAGAAAATTTGGATTTAAAAAAGGGAACACTTTCCAAAGTAAAAGAATTCTACCTTATGATGCTCGATTTAATAGAAAAAAATAATAAAAAAATCCTTCCTTCTTCTATTCTAAACGATCTGATAATTAGGGCTGGTTTTAAAGAATATTTCCAAAAAGATGACAGCTTAGAATCTTTGAATAGATTAGAAAACTTACAAGAATTCGTAAACTCTCTTTTAGATTACGAAGATGAAAACGAAAATGCAACTTTAGATGAATACCTAAATTCTATTAGCCTACTTACGAGTGAAGAAGAAAAAAGCGATCTTTCAGATTATGTGACATTAATGACCATGCACAATTCAAAAGGCTTAGAATACGAAATTGTTTTTATTGCCGGATTAGAAGAAGGGACTTTTCCTCATTTTATGGTGATAGACGGGAAAGGGGATTTAGAAGAAGAAAGAAGGCTTTGTTATGTTGCAATCACTCGTGCAAGAAAAAAACTTTTTTTAACTCACGTTACAAGAAAAAGAAAATTTGGATCAGGAATGTATGAAACAAGGGAGCCATCCAGATTTTTAAATGAAATCCCTAAAGAATTGATTCAAGAAAACACTGACAACTCTTTTTCCTATAGAAGAACCCCATTGCATCCTCCCCTAAGTTCAGATAGTATCCCTTTAGTGCAGATGGATAAAAGCAAATCCACCATGAATGACAAATCTGACATTTATATCGGTCAAAAAGTAATACATAAAGATTACGGCAAAGGAGATATACTTTCCTTAACTGGCGCAGGAGATAACAGAAAAGCCAAAATTCGATTTGGAAATATTGATAAGAATTTTTTACTTGCCTATACTAAGTTAGATTTTCTTTGA
- a CDS encoding BamA/TamA family outer membrane protein, whose amino-acid sequence MKIRKSYQAVISSILVLFILSYSTVTDLLSKRTDYIGKQITDIVFRGNKNTLPEDIYAKIEMRKGMPLTEKLLNKDLSSLFSTGYFYNIDIQGEITSNGVKVIFELNERPRVEEIEFIGADEVFPSDLRDKMPLKENEVVSPEKINTAKEMILKKYRDEGFFHAYVKFEIGKLNPKTNLVKIKFIIDEGDEIPVSKINIMGTKNIDSAELQGILELKEAGFIESGNFKETTYETDKQKIVAYLKSKGYLDAELINEGTNWEIHWENPRIKNKRVIIVNFKINEGDLYFFNGYSTAHDLSVEPNGQPMFLNKENNPAGTLKENFKPVFEVKYLEGLYEFTNDDVGEIFDEGKFVRDRAMINELYSGKGYLFAQVAPKRRYLNLSDEDLKQYENCSSRRSPADVKECEEDAEILNIKKLRKLLTEDPESKGKKFVHVDFLIRENNLAYVENIIIKGNKKTLEKVIRRELLFKTGDLFNSQLVNRSRERIFNLGYFKEVNFNMRPGSDETKMNLIVEVVEQPTGTISMGGGYGTITGFSIFTELGENNLNGTGQKVSGRLEFGPLRKMFQLTWTEPWIFDKPWSLTMSLFYTSQVLNVGAAAITENNNQSIKESASFERSRVGVSAGIGHRFFINWSHFHRYSPSFFISSRPTSLVSDQVLAEVSHGWQFRSQLTNGISFDNRDNIFNSTSGTSFVFSVDNVGQYLGGQSHFDQIRPMFEFFHTWFDYTLFGLIRSNALRRWRVVQEFRTSSVFTYERVPVYHKQDKQTNPYIQIMDLNYLGGYESLRGWRFDDRFYPTEWRNGSASRVLFGSELRFPIEPSLLWFVVFFDAGAMYEEINRSVGERAKSFKDFDGLVRQQRALANPLINPEAAMNLYLYEHFDSSGKKTPESPFRTEDPGRLVLSVNNIALDRFRFSWGFGLRIQIPVLPLRLYFAQKLRYTGGDGGGWNGHPFTTYEADKGFKFVFGIGDFRF is encoded by the coding sequence TTGAAAATTCGTAAATCTTATCAAGCAGTCATATCGAGTATTCTCGTACTATTCATACTCTCTTATTCTACTGTCACTGATCTATTGTCAAAAAGAACAGATTATATAGGGAAACAAATTACGGATATTGTATTTCGTGGTAATAAAAATACTCTACCTGAGGATATTTATGCAAAAATTGAAATGCGTAAAGGAATGCCTCTCACTGAAAAACTTTTAAATAAAGATTTATCTTCTCTATTCTCAACCGGGTATTTCTACAATATAGACATTCAAGGGGAAATTACCTCAAATGGGGTGAAAGTTATATTTGAGCTAAACGAAAGGCCTCGTGTAGAAGAAATTGAATTCATCGGAGCCGATGAAGTATTTCCTTCCGACCTTAGAGATAAAATGCCCTTAAAAGAAAATGAAGTAGTGTCTCCAGAAAAAATCAATACTGCAAAAGAAATGATTTTAAAGAAATATCGTGATGAAGGATTTTTTCACGCTTATGTAAAATTTGAAATCGGAAAGTTAAACCCAAAAACAAATCTCGTCAAAATCAAATTCATCATAGACGAAGGCGATGAAATTCCTGTATCGAAAATAAATATTATGGGTACGAAAAATATTGATTCAGCCGAGTTGCAAGGTATTTTAGAATTAAAAGAAGCCGGCTTTATTGAAAGTGGAAATTTTAAAGAAACTACTTACGAAACAGATAAGCAAAAAATTGTAGCCTACTTAAAATCTAAAGGGTATCTTGATGCAGAACTTATTAATGAAGGAACGAACTGGGAAATCCACTGGGAGAATCCAAGAATAAAAAATAAAAGGGTAATCATTGTAAATTTTAAAATCAATGAAGGAGATTTATACTTTTTTAACGGATATAGCACAGCACACGATTTAAGTGTAGAGCCAAACGGACAACCTATGTTTTTGAATAAAGAAAACAACCCTGCCGGAACTCTTAAAGAAAATTTCAAGCCTGTATTTGAAGTAAAATATTTAGAAGGGTTGTATGAATTTACAAATGATGATGTTGGAGAAATTTTTGATGAAGGAAAGTTCGTTAGAGATAGAGCTATGATAAACGAGCTTTACAGCGGCAAAGGGTATCTATTTGCTCAAGTTGCGCCGAAAAGAAGGTATTTGAATTTATCGGATGAAGACTTGAAGCAATACGAAAACTGCTCTTCTCGAAGAAGTCCTGCTGATGTAAAAGAATGTGAGGAAGACGCAGAAATTTTAAATATAAAAAAATTAAGAAAACTATTAACTGAAGACCCCGAGTCAAAAGGAAAAAAATTCGTACACGTTGATTTTTTAATTCGAGAAAATAATTTAGCTTATGTTGAAAATATTATCATTAAGGGAAACAAAAAGACTCTTGAAAAAGTAATCCGAAGAGAGTTGTTATTTAAAACGGGAGATCTTTTTAATTCACAGTTAGTAAACAGATCTAGAGAAAGAATTTTTAATCTTGGCTATTTCAAAGAAGTCAATTTTAATATGAGACCTGGCTCTGATGAAACTAAAATGAACTTGATTGTAGAAGTTGTAGAGCAACCTACTGGAACTATTTCCATGGGTGGAGGGTATGGAACAATTACCGGTTTTTCAATTTTTACAGAACTAGGAGAAAATAATTTAAACGGAACAGGACAAAAAGTTTCTGGTCGTTTGGAATTTGGGCCTTTACGAAAAATGTTTCAGCTTACATGGACTGAGCCTTGGATTTTTGATAAACCTTGGTCATTGACTATGAGCCTATTTTATACATCTCAGGTTTTAAATGTTGGGGCTGCGGCGATCACAGAAAACAACAATCAATCCATAAAAGAAAGCGCATCCTTTGAGAGATCAAGAGTAGGGGTTTCGGCGGGAATTGGTCACAGGTTTTTTATAAACTGGAGCCATTTTCATAGATACTCTCCCAGTTTTTTTATTTCTTCTAGACCAACTTCCTTGGTATCGGATCAAGTTCTGGCAGAGGTAAGCCACGGATGGCAATTCCGGTCTCAGTTAACCAATGGGATTTCCTTTGACAATCGAGACAATATTTTTAACTCTACATCGGGTACTTCCTTTGTTTTTTCTGTTGACAATGTAGGACAATACTTAGGCGGTCAAAGTCACTTCGATCAAATTCGACCTATGTTTGAGTTTTTTCACACTTGGTTTGATTACACCCTATTCGGATTGATTCGGAGTAATGCTTTACGAAGGTGGAGAGTAGTTCAAGAATTTCGCACATCCAGTGTTTTTACTTATGAAAGAGTACCTGTCTATCACAAGCAAGACAAGCAAACAAACCCATACATTCAAATCATGGATTTGAATTATTTAGGAGGCTATGAATCCTTGCGAGGCTGGAGGTTTGACGATAGATTCTATCCTACAGAATGGAGAAATGGTTCTGCCTCCAGAGTCTTGTTTGGCTCAGAGCTTAGATTCCCAATTGAGCCGAGCCTACTTTGGTTTGTAGTTTTCTTTGATGCAGGAGCTATGTATGAGGAAATCAATCGTTCGGTGGGTGAAAGAGCAAAATCATTTAAAGACTTTGACGGATTAGTGAGACAACAAAGGGCACTTGCAAACCCGCTTATAAATCCAGAAGCTGCAATGAATTTATATTTATACGAGCATTTTGATTCTTCAGGCAAGAAAACTCCGGAAAGCCCTTTTAGAACAGAAGATCCGGGTAGGTTGGTTTTGTCTGTAAATAATATTGCACTCGACAGATTTCGGTTTTCTTGGGGGTTCGGTCTTAGAATTCAAATTCCGGTTCTTCCGTTGCGATTGTATTTTGCTCAAAAACTGCGATACACTGGTGGAGACGGTGGTGGATGGAATGGACACCCATTCACTACTTACGAGGCAGACAAAGGTTTCAAATTTGTATTCGGGATTGGAGATTTCAGATTTTGA
- a CDS encoding biopolymer transporter ExbD, whose amino-acid sequence MKFRRTMKTFDRVDLTSLIDVVSFLVIYFLINATMEKGTKIKIELPRSSSSVSQEKNPDELVITVNKEGKVFLDKDTDPVPIDKLTEKITTFLGPEKNRDPKKNRVIIRGDSGASYQVIVKVIDQVNAAGVIKFNLAMVKGNSSDK is encoded by the coding sequence ATGAAATTTAGAAGAACCATGAAAACATTCGATAGGGTTGACCTGACTTCTCTAATCGACGTAGTTTCCTTTTTAGTAATTTATTTTTTAATTAATGCAACGATGGAGAAAGGAACTAAAATTAAAATCGAGCTTCCCCGATCCTCTTCGAGTGTTTCGCAAGAGAAAAATCCCGATGAATTGGTGATAACAGTAAATAAAGAAGGAAAAGTTTTTTTAGATAAAGATACTGACCCTGTACCTATTGATAAACTAACCGAAAAAATAACTACATTTTTGGGTCCTGAAAAAAATAGAGACCCAAAGAAAAATAGAGTAATCATCAGAGGAGATTCCGGAGCAAGCTATCAAGTAATCGTAAAAGTAATTGATCAGGTAAACGCTGCCGGTGTAATAAAGTTCAATCTTGCAATGGTAAAGGGAAATTCTTCAGATAAATAA